The following proteins are co-located in the Sebastes umbrosus isolate fSebUmb1 chromosome 24, fSebUmb1.pri, whole genome shotgun sequence genome:
- the pnpla4 gene encoding patatin-like phospholipase domain-containing protein 4 isoform X2, translating into MTVLNLSFAACGFMGIYQLGAVGAFLRHGDKLLGSLRACAGASAGALVAAVLITAPHKLEDCKEFTYRFADSVRQQRFGAVTPGYDFMLELREGIEEILPSEAHSLAADRLHVSITHSRSGKNHLVSRFSSREELIKALLASSFVPVYAGLRPVELRGQKWIDGGFTDSLPILPVGRTITVSPFAGLQDVCPVHRGRFNTRLRLANMDVMFPFYSLSSPWRTSNV; encoded by the exons ATGACGGTGCTGAACTTGTCCTTCGCTGCATGTGGTTTCATGGGGATCTACCAGCTGGGTGCTGTGGGGGCCTTCCTCCGCCACGGGGACAAGCTGCTGGGCTCCCTCAGGGCCTGTGCGGGGGCCTCGGCCGGGGCCCTGGTGGCCGCCGTACTCATCACGGCACCTCACAAGTTAGAG GACTGTAAGGAGTTCACGTACAGGTTCGCCGACAGCGTGAGACAACAGCGGTTCGGAGCCGTCACGCCGGGATACGACTTCATGCTCGAACTGCG GGAGGGGATAGAGGAGATTCTGCCCAGCGAGGCTCACAGCCTGGCCGCCGACCGCCTCCACGTCTCAATCACACACTCCAGAAGTGGCAAGAACCACCTGGTATCCAGGTTCAGCTCCAGGGAGGAGCTCATAAAG GCTCTACTGGCCAGCAGCTTCGTGCCCGTCTATGCTGGACTCAGACCGGTGGAGTTAAGAGGACAG AAATGGATTGACGGAGGGTTCACCGACAGCCTGCCGATCCTGCCCGTGGGACGAACCATCACCGTGTCTCCCTTTGCCGGACTGCAGGATGTGTGTCCTGTCCACAGGGGACGCTTCAACACTCGACTCCGACTGGCCAACATGGACGTAATG TTTCCTTTTTATTCCCTCAGTTCTCCGTGGAGAACATCAAACGTCTGA
- the pnpla4 gene encoding patatin-like phospholipase domain-containing protein 4 isoform X1, with product MTVLNLSFAACGFMGIYQLGAVGAFLRHGDKLLGSLRACAGASAGALVAAVLITAPHKLEDCKEFTYRFADSVRQQRFGAVTPGYDFMLELREGIEEILPSEAHSLAADRLHVSITHSRSGKNHLVSRFSSREELIKALLASSFVPVYAGLRPVELRGQKWIDGGFTDSLPILPVGRTITVSPFAGLQDVCPVHRGRFNTRLRLANMDVMFSVENIKRLNRALFPPSNSSMQSLCEDGFSDAVSFLKREAWMS from the exons ATGACGGTGCTGAACTTGTCCTTCGCTGCATGTGGTTTCATGGGGATCTACCAGCTGGGTGCTGTGGGGGCCTTCCTCCGCCACGGGGACAAGCTGCTGGGCTCCCTCAGGGCCTGTGCGGGGGCCTCGGCCGGGGCCCTGGTGGCCGCCGTACTCATCACGGCACCTCACAAGTTAGAG GACTGTAAGGAGTTCACGTACAGGTTCGCCGACAGCGTGAGACAACAGCGGTTCGGAGCCGTCACGCCGGGATACGACTTCATGCTCGAACTGCG GGAGGGGATAGAGGAGATTCTGCCCAGCGAGGCTCACAGCCTGGCCGCCGACCGCCTCCACGTCTCAATCACACACTCCAGAAGTGGCAAGAACCACCTGGTATCCAGGTTCAGCTCCAGGGAGGAGCTCATAAAG GCTCTACTGGCCAGCAGCTTCGTGCCCGTCTATGCTGGACTCAGACCGGTGGAGTTAAGAGGACAG AAATGGATTGACGGAGGGTTCACCGACAGCCTGCCGATCCTGCCCGTGGGACGAACCATCACCGTGTCTCCCTTTGCCGGACTGCAGGATGTGTGTCCTGTCCACAGGGGACGCTTCAACACTCGACTCCGACTGGCCAACATGGACGTAATG TTCTCCGTGGAGAACATCAAACGTCTGAACCGGGCTCTGTTCCCTCCATCCAACAGCAGCATGCAGTCTCTATGTGAAGACGGCTTCAGTGATGCCGTGAGCTTCCTGAAGAGAGAGGCCTGGATGAGCTGA